The Coffea eugenioides isolate CCC68of chromosome 8, Ceug_1.0, whole genome shotgun sequence genome has a segment encoding these proteins:
- the LOC113779558 gene encoding probable methyltransferase PMT20 codes for MKHREKDGKPSSHPDKSSRTVPMAIMFIVLCGFSFYLGGIFCSEKDRYETVEDAIESPKSIAASPLQIKDVSFPECGLDYQAYTPCTDPRRWKKYGLHRLTFLERHCPPAFERKECLVPPPDGYKLPIRWPKSRDQCWYRNVPYDWINKQKSNQHWLKKEGDKFLFPGGGTMFPNGVGEYVDRMQKLIPGMKDGTIRTAIDTGCGVASWGGDLLDHNILTVSLAPRDNHEAQVQFALERGIPAILGIISTQRLPFPSNSFDMAHCSRCLIPWTEFGGIYLLEIHRILRPGGFWVLSGPPVNYENRWRGWNTTIEEQKSDYEKLQELLTSMCFTFYKKKDDIAVWQKSSDNNCYKKLDSPDNYPTKCDDGTEPDSAWYTPLRPCAVVPDNKYKKLGLKSIPKWPQRLHVAPERVTDVRGGSDGAFNHDDSKWKARAKHYKKLLPAIGTDKIRNVMDMNTLYGGFAAALIDDPLWVMNVVSSYASNTLAVVFDRGLIGTYHDWCEAFSTYPRTYDILHVDGLFTAESHRCEMKYVLLEMDRILRPNGYAIVRESSFYVDAVAAIAKGMKWGCRKEDTEYGVDKEKILICQKKLWYSSTKQTS; via the exons ATGAAGCACAGGGAGAAAGATGGAAAACCGTCATCTCATCCAGATAAAAGTTCAAGGACAGTTCCCATGGCAATAATGTTTATCGTGCTATGTGGCTTTTCATTTTATCTTGGAGGAATCTTTTGTTCTGAGAAGGACAGATATGAAACTGTTGAAGATGCAATTGAATCACCCAAGTCAATTGCTGCAAGCCCTCTCCAAATAAAAGATGTTTCCTTTCCTGAATGTGGCCTCGATTATCAGGCCTACACTCCATGCACTGATCCAAGG AGATGGAAGAAGTATGGTTTGCATAGGCTGACTTTTCTAGAAAGGCATTGTCCTCCAGCATTTGAAAGGAAAGAATGCTTGGTTCCCCCGCCAGATGGCTATAAGTTGCCCATCAGATGGCCTAAGAGCCGAGATCAGTGTTGGTACAG AAATGTTCCATATGACTGGATTAACAAACAAAAGTCCAATCAACATTGGCTGAAGAAAGAAGGGGACAAGTTCCTCTTTCCTGGTGGAGGTACCATGTTCCCCAACGGAGTTGGAGAGTATGTTGATCGGATGCAGAAACTCATTCCCGGAATGAAGGATGGGACTATCCGCACTGCCATTGATACTGGGTGTGGG GTTGCAAGCTGGGGAGGTGATTTACTAGACCACAATATTTTGACAGTCTCCCTTGCACCAAGAGATAATCATGAGGCGCAAGTTCAGTTTGCTCTTGAACGTGGGATTCCTGCGATTTTGGGAATCATTTCAACACAGAGACTTCCTTTTCCATCAAATTCATTTGACATGGCTCATTGCTCAAGATGCCTTATCCCATGGACTGAATTCG gtggAATTTACCTTCTTGAAATACATCGTATACTTCGTCCTGGGGGTTTTTGGGTTCTCTCTGGCCCACCTGTGAACTATGAAAACCGCTGGAGAGGATGGAATACTACTATTGAAGAGCAGAAATCAGACTATGAAAAATTGCAAGAATTGCTTACTTCCATGTGCTTCACATTTTACAAGAAGAAGGATGATATTGCTGTGTGGCAGAAATCTTCAGATAATAACTGCTACAAGAAGCTTGATTCTCCAGATAACTACCCAACAAAGTGCGATGATGGTACTGAGCCAGATTCAGCTTGGTACACTCCACTTCGGCCTTGTGCTGTTGTTCCTGATAATAAGTACAAGAAATTAGGGTTGAAATCAATTCCCAAATGGCCCCAAAGACTGCATGTTGCTCCTGAACGTGTTACAGATGTTCGTGGTGGCAGTGATGGTGCTTTCAATCATGATGATAGTAAATGGAAGGCACGAGCTAAGCACTATAAGAAGTTGTTGCCTGCAATCGGGACGGATAAGATAAGAAATGTGATGGATATGAACACATTGTATGGAGGTTTTGCGGCGGCTTTGATTGATGATCCCTTGTGGGTGATGAATGTGGTTTCCTCATATGCAAGCAATACACTTGCTGTGGTGTTTGACCGGGGCCTTATTGGAACCTACCATGACTG GTGCGAGGCTTTTTCAACATATCCAAGAACTTACGATATACTTCATGTAGATGGCCTCTTCACTGCTGAAAGCCACAG ATGTGAAATGAAGTACGTCTTGCTGGAGATGGATCGCATATTGCGGCCTAACGGGTATGCAATCGTCCGCGAGTCCAGCTTTTATGTTGATGCTGTTGCAGCCATAGCTAAGGGCATGAAATGGGGATGCCGTAAAGAAGATACAGAGTATGGTGTTGACAAGGAGAAGATATTGATTTGCCAGAAGAAGCTCTGGTATTCTTCCACTAAGCAGACTTCATGA
- the LOC113780093 gene encoding mitogen-activated protein kinase kinase kinase 18-like encodes MWIREKTLGSGSFGFVSIAKTIPSSFPDDEEDQLFFDLPPIIAVKSAEFSCSESLQRERLLLHEFQNCPQIIHCYGADVSEEDGHLLYNMLLEFASGGSLADYVHGSQYGLLEEEVKQFTRSVLLGLSYIHAEGYAHCDIKPANILLVDDEEGNRTAKISDFGLATKVSKRRTGKKRKKGNRGTLFYMAPESVMLGEYDSKVDIWALGCTVIEMFTKKPAWDFDFDQCTDLDDFDEFFDRIINEEVEIPLGLSKDAQDFLAKCLIKNPGLRWTADMLLSHPFVSGLDKTPVDQEISEESAFSTLSDKSRIGSSEDDESSEDMDSIKPMLLLKNLAGLDKVAAENSFSDRSLGLKPTLNESVSEKSYEFPLFKRRKGLDPEVLYEAIQCNANFGFLQAC; translated from the coding sequence ATGTGGATCAGAGAAAAAACTCTCGGCAGTGGTAGCTTTGGCTTTGTGTCGATAGCCAAGACTATCCCAAGCAGCTTCCCGGACGATGAAGAAGATCAATTGTTCTTTGATCTTCCGCCCATTATCGCAGTCAAGTCAGCAGAGTTTTCCTGTTCTGAGTCTCTTCAGAGGGAGAGATTATTGCTTCATGAATTTCAGAACTGCCCACAAATCATCCATTGTTATGGTGCCGACGTAAGCGAAGAAGACGGTCATTTACTGTATAACATGTTGCTTGAGTTTGCCTCTGGTGGAAGCTTGGCGGATTACGTTCATGGTTCTCAATATGGTTTGCTTGAGGAGGAAGTTAAACAGTTTACACGATCGGTGCTTCTGGGATTGAGTTACATTCACGCAGAGGGTTATGCGCATTGTGATATAAAGCCGGCCAATATCCTACTGGTTGATGACGAAGAGGGAAACAGAACGGCAAAGATTTCTGATTTTGGGCTCGCAACAAAGGTTTCGAAAAGGCGGacagggaagaaaagaaagaagggtaACAGGGGAACGTTGTTTTATATGGCTCCTGAGTCAGTTATGTTGGGTGAATATGATTCTAAGGTGGATATTTGGGCACTTGGTTGTACTGTTATAGAGATGTTTACCAAGAAACCCGCCTGGGACTTTGATTTTGATCAATGTACTGATCTTGATGATTTCGATGAGTTTTTTGACCGGATTATCAATGAAGAGGTGGAAATTCCACTTGGGTTGTCGAAGGATGCTCAGGATTTCCTGGCAAAGTGTTTGATCAAGAATCCTGGATTAAGGTGGACTGCAGATATGCTTTTGAGTCATCCGTTTGTTTCAGGTTTGGACAAAACTCCTGTTGATCAGGAAATCTCAGAGGAATCAGCGTTTAGTACCCTGTCAGACAAATCAAGGATCGGAAGCTCTGAGGATGATGAATCAAGTGAGGACATGGATTCGATCAAGCCAATGTTGCTGCTGAAGAATCTTGCAGGACTGGATAAAGTTGCAGCAGAGAACTCTTTTTCTGACAGGAGCTTGGGCCTGAAGCCAACACTGAATGAATCCGTTTCAGAGAAATCctatgaattcccactcttCAAGAGGAGAAAAGGATTGGATCCTGAAGTTCTTTATGAAGCAATCCAGTGCAATGCCAATTTTGGATTTTTACAAGCCTGTTGA